A single Lactuca sativa cultivar Salinas chromosome 8, Lsat_Salinas_v11, whole genome shotgun sequence DNA region contains:
- the LOC111902010 gene encoding beta-fructofuranosidase, insoluble isoenzyme 2, whose product MYYKGYYHLFYQYNPKGAVWGNIVWAHSVSKDMINWIPLEPAIVPSKPFDKYGCWSGSATILPGNKPVILYTGIIDKKPAPGYQVQNYAIPANYSDPFLRDWIKPDDNPIVKPTYENVSSFRDPTTAWFNNGHWKMIVGSKHKHRGIAYLYRSRDFVKWTKAKHTLHDKPGTGMWECPDFFPVSAYGQSGLDTSVLKGGVKHVFKVSLDMTRFEYYTIGTYDTIKDKYYPDNTSVDGWAGLRYDYGNFYASKTFFDPVQNRRILWGWANESSTSYEDVAKGWAGIQLIPRMVWLDPSGKQLLQWPIHELETLRGDNVHLSDVKLNKGDVVEVKGITPAQADVEVMFSFSSLDEAENFDPEWSKLPSENLALEICGITGTKQGGLGPFGLLTLASNKLEEYTPVFFRVFKTLDKTYKVLMCSDAKPSTLNKNEYKPSFAGFVDVDLSAKTLSLRSLIDHSVVESFGEGGKTVITSRVYPTIAVAEDAHLFLFNNGTETVTVESVGAWSMKSPELMN is encoded by the exons ATGTATTACAAGGGATACTATCATCTTTTCTATCAATATAACCCGAAAGGCGCTGTATGGGGCAACATCGTATGGGCCCACTCCGTATCAAAAGACATGATCAACTGGATTCCACTCGAACCAGCAATCGTACCATCGAAACCTTTTGACAAATACGGATGTTGGTCCGGATCCGCTACAATCCTACCCGGAAACAAACCCGTGATTTTGTACACAGGAATTATCGATAAAAAGCCAGCACCAGGCTATCAAGTCCAAAACTACGCCATTCCTGCAAATTATTCAGACCCGTTTCTCCGTGACTGGATCAAACCAGATGATAATCCGATAGTAAAACCCACTTATGAAAACGTCTCATCTTTTCGTGACCCTACAACTGCTTGGTTCAACAATGGTCATTGGAAGATGATTGTAGGTAGTAAACACAAGCATCGAGGGATTGCTTATTTGTATAGGAGTCGGGATTTTGTTAAGTGGACTAAGGCCAAACATACGCTCCATGACAAACCGGGTACGGGTATGTGGGAGTGTCCGGATTTTTTCCCGGTATCAGCATATGGGCAATCCGGATTGGATACCTCAGTGTTGAAGGGTGGTGTTAAACATGTGTTTAAGGTTAGCCTTGACATGACTAGGTTTGAGTATTACACGATAGGTACATATGACACGATTAAGGATAAATATTACCCGGATAACACTTCTGTTGATGGTTGGGCCGGGTTAAGATATGATTATGGTAATTTTTATGCGTCAAAGACATTTTTTGACCCGGTTCAAAACCGGAGGATTTTGTGGGGTTGGGCTAATGAGTCGAGTACGAGTTACGAAGATGTTGCAAAGGGGTGGGCCGGAATTCAG TTGATTCCACGTATGGTATGGCTGGACCCTAGTGGAAAGCAATTGCTACAATGGCCAATTCATGAATTGGAAACACTTCGAGGTGACAACGTGCACTTAAGTGATGTGAAGCTTAACAAGGGCGACGTTGTTGAGGTCAAAGGAATTACTCCTGCTCAG GCGGATGTGGAGGTTATGTTTTCGTTTTCAAGCTTGGATGAAGCTGAGAATTTTGATCCGGAATGGTCGAAATTGCCCTCGGAAAATCTTGCTTTGGAGATATGTGGGATCACGGGTACTAAACAAGGAGGGTTAGGGCCATTTGGGCTTTTAACGTTGGCTTCAAACAAGCTTGAAGAATATACCCCCgtattttttagggttttcaagacTCTTGACAAGACATATAAAGTTCTCATGTGTTCTGATGCTAAACC TTCCACCTTGAACAAGAACGAGTACAAGCCATCATTTGCAGGGTTTGTGGATGTTGATTTAAGTGCAAAGACGCTTTCACTTAGAAGCTTGATCGATCACTCAGTTGTTGAAAGCTTTGGTGAGGGTGGAAAGACTGTCATAACATCGAGGGTTTATCCGACAATAGCAGTGGCCGAAGATGCACATTTGTTTTTATTTAACAACGGTACGGAAACCGTCACTGTTGAGAGTGTGGGTGCTTGGTCTATGAAGAGTCCTGAACTCATGAATTAG
- the LOC111902014 gene encoding probable L-ascorbate peroxidase 3, peroxisomal: MGKPVVDAEYQEEIEKARRDLRTLIFNKTCAPIMLRLAFHDAGTYCKHTRTGGPNGSIRKPEEFEQSCNKGLKVAIDFCEEIKSKHPKISYADIFKHAGVVAVEITDGPTIDFIPRRKDSIEWTEEGRLPNLEKGPIHLMDTFKRMGLCIMDFVALLGAHVMVICILLVWL, from the exons ATGGGAAAGCCTGTTGTTGACGCCGAGTACCAGGAAGAAATAGAGAAAGCTCGCCGAGACCTACGCACTTTGATCTTCAACAAAACTTGCGCCCCAATCATGCTTCGTTTAGC ATTTCATGATGCCGGAACGTATTGCAAACATACGCGGACTGGAGGTCCAAATGGTTCCATCAGGAAGCCTGAAGAGTTTGAACAAAGCTGTAATAAAGGATTAAAAGTTGCGATTGATTTTTGCG AAGAAATAAAGTCAAAGCATCCAAAGATCTCATATGCAGACATATTTAAG CATGCAGGCGTGGTTGCTGTTGAAATCACCGATGGTCCTACTATTGACTTTATTCCTCGTAGAAAG GATTCTATTGAATGGACCGAGGAAGGCAGACTCCCCAATCTTGAAAAAG GCCCAATACATTTGATGGACACGTTTAAGCGCATGGGTTTATGCATCATGGACTTTGTAGCTCTCTTGGGAGCCCATGTTATGGTAATTTGTATCTTACTTGTTTGGTTATAG